TCAGAAAGGCACCaagacgattttttttttttttttttttttccacaagctgtgaaaatgctttttgtgtgcaaaaaacgAAAATAACGTCTTCATTTAACACTTCTTCTGCCAAAAGTTACTGTCTTCTGCCATTATCAAGAGTACCATGGGGCATGCGTGTGGTGCTTCTGACATAGAACAATTATTGGTGATAATGGCACACAAAgtgttcttgtagctttataaaatcaCTTGagccattgatgtcacatggactacttttgttgatgttcttggtacctttttgggccttgaatgtgttaggacccttgctgtctacgcagggtcagaaagctctcagatttcattaaaaaccttcttaatttgtgttctgaagatgaatgtccagttttggaacaacatgagggtgagtatttaatgattGAATTTaatttgtgtgaactatccctttaagccctGTTTCTGCAAGCTCTTGTTCATTTGCATCCACTTTTCAATGCAACACCCACATTTCAAAATCCGGTCAGTAAATGTTGAATAGAAAAGCTCTGGCATTGTCAGGAGTTTCATTGTGACTAATGGTTTTCTCTTAATTCCAGGGTGACCATTGAACATGCCCGCTCTCGCCGAGGAAGAGGTGGAGGCCCAGGAATGGGAGGAGGACGCTTCTCTCCACGCTTTGGAGGGTATCGTAAATCCCGCAGTGGGGGTTCCAGGTATGTACGCATTGTGGGAGAAAATCGTACACCGTTTGTTGCGATAGTTCAAATGTGCTAACCTCTGCTCTTTTCTCAGGTATAGTTCAAATGTGCTAACCTCTGCTCTTTTCTCGGGTATAGTTCAAATGTGTTAACCTCTGGTCTTCTCTCAGGTATGGACCACCAGTGCGCACGGAGCACAGAATCATTGTGGAGAATCTCTCCTCTCGCATCAGCTGGCAGGTGAGCATCCCGAGCTGTAGCAGCACAGCGGCGTAGCAGCCTTCTGTTGTTGCGATTCATCATCCCTGCACTTGTTTTTCTTTTGACATCAGTACAACCACACAAACAATTAGTTATTACTGtttaacggaaaaaaaaaaaaaaaaaacattttttttttctttttctcttcacCTCAGCCAAACCTTACATAAGTGAAAATGCTGATTTTAATGTTGAAAGGTTCTCTAACCCAGACCCATGTTTTTCAAACCTTTTCTTTAACAGCTGTGCTCTGGTATTCTTTAATTGGAGTTGCATGCACAGCCTCCGGGGTGCATAGCGCCCTCCCCTGGTTGTGTTCTGAATAGTGTCCCTCTGGTGCCTCACCCGACACGCAGTGTCTGCCGGTCTAAGTCTTGGCTGGGTCCGTAGCACCAGACAGAGCCGTAGCACAGGATAGCCTTAGAGGAGCTGGGTAGCCGCTCTCTGGAGGGTCTGTGATGTCAGATCTGCTCCATCCCCCCCGATCTGCTGTTTGGGTCTTATTCTGTTGGTGCTGAAGCGGGGAGGGGTGCAGGGTTTTGGCCCCTCCCCCATCCTCTCTCTCTCTGGTGGGGTCCGTTCTTACGGAGGCCGGATGGGTCGAGTCCGAGGTCGTTTTAACGCTTCATTGCTTCCGTTTGCTATTTGGACAAGTGGCTCTTTGCTAATGCCTTCTGTGGTTTGGAACGGTAAGTAGCTCATTACACTGGATAGTTACACGGTAAAGAGGGTTCTGTCACTTTAAATCTGGAGTTAGTCGTACATGGAGAAAGACTGTCGCTAGGAAGTTTTGAGATTTGCACAAAATCTAAATAACAAAATGAGAACCTGTTCTTAGGGACTAGCTGTAGTCAGGCGTGTCTCCATCTGAGGGCTTCCTTTCCTGCCGTTATACACAATCTAAATGAGATTTGTGTTGCCGAAAACGCTCCGGTAGTTTTATAAACTGGGACAAACATCCGGTAAGACGACATCTGTTGAGGGAGCTTTCCACAGGTGCACCAGTGCACACTTTAGAGCAGATGCTGCAGAATGCAGTGTGTGTATTTAATGTGTGGGTGCTAAAGTGCAGTGTGTGACTCAGTGCTTTTGGGTTGCTCTGAAAACCTGTCATTAAGTGCTTTCTGTGCTTTCTGCAGGATCTGAAGGACTTGATGAGGAAGGTGGGTGAAGTGACCTTTGTGGACGCACACAGGACCAAGAAGAACGAAGGGTAAGATATTGTGCATGGATGCGTAAGACTGCGTTCTGACTCTTACGTGATTGTAACGGAGTTGTTCTGATATGTTTTACAGGGTGGTGGAGTTTGCTTCACACAGTGACATGAAGAATGCCATTGACAAGCTGGATGGAACAGATCTGAATGGACGCAAACTCAAGCTCTATGAGGATCGCAAGAGGGAGTATGTACCAGACAATCTTACATGACTTTAAATTGCTATGGTCTCACATGATTTCTATAGGTCTTAAAATTTAATTTCAGGATTTGTACAAGGTGGTTTAAGTACTTGAGTTTGACTTGCAAATAGCAATATTACTGACAAGTTACtgtaaaagtgcttgaattattgaaagacaatgcatctaggaaataagtgtttaattttgtcaacGCACATGTCAGGAAAATAATCAAGCTGAGCAAGTAGTAGTACTagcagtgtcgtgtaaacatggctaaagatgcaaaaagaggaacagatgaacataaATGAGTCGTTTAAGCTTGGAACCTCTCCGATGGATATAAACTGACTTTTGTCATTTAGTTTAAGCGATTTTACTAGCAATAGCCAGATCAAAACAGCCatttattttcaaatttcaaCATCAAttctaatgattttaaaaagcacgtatAGTGATTGGTGAGGCGGTGCTTTTTAAAACCATTGCATTGCAAACAGATTCACTGTTTTAAAGCACTCCAATCAGATTGCGTAGCGCAAATCATTTTCCGGTCGGGATTTCAAATTGCAAATCATTAGATTCGTTTGTGACTCAATTTGATTTCAAATCGAATGAGTCGTGATGCACAATTTAAAGTCCTAATCTGAAATGGTTTATTCATCAAGTATATCATTATTCATATTGTGATTCatgcgtatcatgaatcatttgatttacatcagaacaggtttgtgaatcattagcgcccttgaatgattcaaatcaaatgatttgcgacatGTGATTTGGAAGTCCCAATATAAATCTTGTGATTTTTACGATATGCAAAGCTCCAaactaagtcaaatgattcgtgacccatgctctgagtcctgatctgaaattatggttcccgaatcattattcagatcggaacttaggagcgggttcgcaaatcttaaTTTAGATCGGATCTCCATAGCGTggagagcaggtttgcaaatctctGAATCCTTTAAgtccttgaaaataaaataagtagTGCCTTAAAGTCCTAGAATGTAATTTTATAGTATCTGTACAaacgctgtaatatttaaaagctaaaatagtttttttttttttacatttaatgaaAGATTAGTTAAGTTGTATTTTAAGAGTTAGTGTTGCTAACACAATTACTGTGTGCTTCCTTGACTGTTGCATTTAAAGAACAAATTGACATTCCTTTTTAATTTACACGTTTTCTTGTGCTTGAATAGATTTTATTTACCttcataaaacctgcagaaaccctgacaCAGACCTAACCTGTTTTTCTTGTCTCTGCAGTCGTAGTAGGAGTCGTTCCCGCAGCAGGAGCAGCTCCCGTTCCCGCTCACCCAGTCGGAGTCGCACCCCCGAGCGCGGAAGCAAGCGCTCTCGCAGTCGCTCGCTCAGTCGCACCCCAGAGAAGAAAACTAACAGCAACCGGTCTCCTTCCcgctctccttctcctcctcctagGAAACAGAGCCGCTCCCGATCTGCATCTGTAGAGAGTCAGCACTGAAACTAATTATGTATGTGTGCGTGTGAGTGAgactgagcttttttttttttttttttttttttcctccacttATTAATGTGGCATATGTCATTGTGCTACTTTAGTGTAAATTACTTACTGTGAGTTGAATGGATGAGAGTATGTGTGTATGAAGATGTTTTGATTTATTTCTTATGCTGAGGAACCGGGTGGGTTTAAGTGATAATGGAGTGGGTAAAGATATTTTTCACAAAGTCTTGTTTTGATTTTGGTTTTTATTTGGTCAATATCAATCCTGGAGTACTTCTGTAGAGAACCTAAATGTATGTGGGTTGTTTCTTAAACTCACcagttgatttttatttttgaatcttTGTCCAACAGAAGGTTATGCCTGTATATACACTCTGGAATAAAAGTATATTGGTATTTGGCAGAGAAAGATGTTTGAAGTGTGCTCAATCTGTTTAATGTGCCTCTGCATTGGTAAGAAACACCAAATCTTAGTATCTAGTCCCCAATTTTAACTGTTGTCTCAGAATTGCTATCAAATAAACTGGTCATTGTCCATTAAACGTTTTAAAATCTGGACTCTGCTGATTTAAACTCAGTCCACTAGGTGATACTGCTTCATAGTTTACAAAACAGTCTTAAAACCAGACTTTTACAGTTTGAGCTTTGTAatcatattttagtcatttaaGCTTCTAATGGGTAATTAGGAGAGATCAAAAGTGaagtttaaatgattaaaaaaatagatcaccattttgagttttttttttttcaaactgtcTAGTTTAGAGTTAAATTGGCTGATTATAAAAACCACGTCACTCAGAGTTGACTGCATGTCTGTGAGAATCAATACAGTTCCCATCTAGGGCCTCAACATGTACACAGCACAGAAACGACCCAGTCAATACAGTATGAGAAGCACACTTGAACCCGTATTTGATAAATTGATCTCGGTTGCTTTGAGAATCCTGGCAACCACATATTGAGAAGTATAAATGGGAGGCGATATTATAACATCTGCAGTGTCCAAGGACAAAACGCCCTCCTTCCAATGCCTCTACCGGTCCTTTATTCTTTTTTGCTCAAACTGCTGTCCTCTGTGCACTGCGACGCTCTCGTCCTCAAGGGCAAACAGATAAAATCAAACTGCAAACAAACAACAGAAGTGCTTTGAGATCAGATGGCTAAGAGCAATTTGTGCCGTACTGATGCGATACTCTAGCTGTTTGAGAAACACATACACAAATAGCATAAGCAGTTGGAGAACAGGTAATTACT
Above is a genomic segment from Garra rufa chromosome 2, GarRuf1.0, whole genome shotgun sequence containing:
- the srsf5a gene encoding serine and arginine rich splicing factor 5a isoform X1, producing MSGCRVFIGRLSPHARERDVEKFFKGYGRIREINLKNGFGFVEFDDHRDADDAVYELNGKELCSERVTIEHARSRRGRGGGPGMGGGRFSPRFGGYRKSRSGGSRYGPPVRTEHRIIVENLSSRISWQDLKDLMRKVGEVTFVDAHRTKKNEGVVEFASHSDMKNAIDKLDGTDLNGRKLKLYEDRKRDRSRSRSRSRSSSRSRSPSRSRTPERGSKRSRSRSLSRTPEKKTNSNRSPSRSPSPPPRKQSRSRSASVESQH
- the srsf5a gene encoding serine and arginine rich splicing factor 5a isoform X2; the encoded protein is MSGCRVFIGRLSPHARERDVEKFFKGYGRIREINLKNGFGFVEFDDHRDADDAVYELNGKELCSERVTIEHARSRRGRGGGPGMGGGRFSPRFGGYRKSRSGGSRYGPPVRTEHRIIVENLSSRISWQLCSGIL